The DNA window ATACTGATAAAATACTTACAAACTAAATTGAGTTAATAATGTTTTTGAGGATGTTTTATAAATTTGTATATAATAATATTATATACAAATTTATGAGATCGTTTATTTAGGGTTTTTCTTGAAAAGGGAGGTTTTTATATGCTTAGAAAATTAGCACAGAAAATTGCAATAGATACTTGCGAAATTATTGGTTATGATGTAATTATTACTGATGAGAAATCTATTGTAATTGGCGCTAGTGATGTAGTGAGATTAGGAACATTTCATGAAGGCTCAGTAAAAGTAATTGCTACAGGTAGGCCACATTCTGATTTTCATGGCTATATAAGAAATATGAGAGGAACGAAAGCGGGTTTTACCATTCCAATAGAATTAAATGGAAGAGTTTTAGGCTCAATAGGGATAACAGGAAAACGAGAGAATGTGGAGAAATTTGGACTTTTAGTGAAAAAACATGCGGAAATGATATTAAGAGAAGAAATTATTTTTAAAGCATCAATTTTGTCAGAGCGGGCGCTACAGAATCTCATTCAAGAGATTATGTCTTTTAATGTAGCAAAGAATAACGAAGAACTGTTACTAACAAGAGGATATGAACTTGGATATGATCTTAAACCTCCTCATATAGCAATTGCAATAGATCTGTTTGAATTTAGTAAAATAGCAAAAAAAATATATAAGAAGGCTACAAAAGAAAAATCTCCAGAAATAAGTATACAAGCATTAAAATTAGATGTGCAATTAAAAATAAAAAATATTTTTAATAAGCCAAATGATATTTGTATACCTTTTGGAAATGATAAATTTATTATTTTGCATGCTTTGCAAAATAAATTTAGCGAAAAGGAAGTTTTTGAGTATGTCAAACAGAAATGTTATCAGATCATATCTGAGATAGAGCAAAAAAATGTTTCTGCGACTATAGGAATAGGATCTATTGCTAAGAGCCTTTCACAATTAAGCAGATCATGTCAAGATGCATGGCGTGTATTAGAAATAGGAAAAAAGGTTATCGATAAACCTAAAGTTGTTAGCATTAAGGAATATTGTATTGAAGGTATTATTTCAAATGTTAATAAAGACGTAAGTGAATGGTTTATATCACAGATGGTAGATAGTTTGCAACAACAACCTGATTGGAAAGAACTATTTAAAACTATTCGTGCATGGTGTGAATCTGGTTTTAGTCAAATTCAAGCATCAAAAATTTTACATATACATAGAAATACATTAAATTATAGATTAGAGAAAATATATCAGATAAGTGGCATGGATGTAAGAAAATTTAGAAATGCGTTAGCATTATATTTAGGAGTTTTAATGGTTGAATTAGGTTTTATAAAAAAATAGAATAAATTTTAAAAAATATAGTGTATAATCTAGAGTATAAAGAAAAAAATGGAAACTCTAGGAGGAGATATGGAAAATAATAAAGGTTTTAAACACATTTATATGATATTTGCTGTAAGTATGGGAGCTATTGCAACTTGTATAATAAGGAATATTCCTTTGTTTTATGGCTTTTTTATAGGTGTATTTTTTTCTGTGATTGTATTTATGAGGAACGGTTTTTCTTTTATTGCTTTGATGAAGATGATTCTAAAAGGTGTAAAAGAATGTTTTTCTGTATACATTATTGTACTTCTTATGGGGTCTATTATAGCTGTTTGGATTGCTTCAGGAACTGTACCTACTATGATTTATTATGGATTTGATTATATTGTACATATGAATTATCTACTTGCATGTTTTATGATTATGGTAATGATTTCATTTGCTATGGGAACAGCTTTTGGAACGATTAGTACGATAGGGATTGCTTTGCTTGGAATAGGAAAAGGCCTTTCAATACCAGAGCCGATTCTTTTAGGAACTATTATTTCAGGGGCTTTTATTGCTGATAAAATCTCTCCTATTAGTGCATTGGTCAATCTTACTATGAACACTACCGATATAAAGTATAAAGATTTTTTTAAACATATGTTAGTTACATTAATACCTACTTTGATTATTAGTTCAACGATTTATTATATTTTAGGAAGAAATTTTACGGGCGAAGTTGATCTTTTAACATTAAGAGAATATCAAAGGAATATTTTTAATACTTTTACTATTTCACTAGCACTTTTATTATTTCCTATCATAATGATTCTACTAGCTGTTATAGGTGTAAAAGTTATTCCAAATATGACCTTTAGTTTATTAGGCGGAATAGTGATTGGCATATTTTTTCAAAAAATAGAGATACATGAAATGATTCATGCTATACTTTTTGGATATCGATCAAGAACCGGGATAGAGGCATTAGATGGAATTTTAAGGGGTGGCGGTATAGTCCCTATGATAGAGGTTATATTCATTATAATAGGTGCTGTTGCTTTAAATAGTGTATTTGAAGGAACCAATACTATTGCTCCAATGATAGATAAAATGGCATCAAAAATAAAAACAAAGGGAGCTTTAATTGCAAGAACCTGCATATTAAGTATTGCTTTGACAACAGTTACCTGTGATCAAACAGTAGGGATTCTTTTACCAGGAAAGTTTTTAAAAAGGAAATACAAGGAATTTAAAATGAAAAAAATTACCCTTGCTAGGAGTATTGCAGATGCAGGGACAACGATAGCACCCTTGATTCCTTGGAATGTAAATGCAATTATTATTACAGTAATAACAGGTGTAGGAGCAACGGAGTATGGACCATATGCTGTATTATGTTATATTTCTCCTCTAGTTACAATTTTGTTTGGGTATTTATTTACAAATAGAGAATCGAAAGAAAAGTTGGTAAATGAGTAAAAGAAAAACTGTTTATACAAGATAATAAAAATAATTAAGCAATGATAATATAGAAATAACAGGAATATGTCGAAGATACATATAGAATTTTGTCGAAAACAATAAAAAATTTTAAAAATACTATTGCAGTATGTTCTTTCTTTCTATATAATTAATAACTGTGAGTAAGATCATTTTCCAAGCATATATAGGGTAGAAAAAAAAGAAAAGTGTCCTAGGACACTTTTCTTTTTTATGTTAAATATTCATTTGTAATAATCCTTTGGGCTGTTTTTAATGCTTCTTCAATTTTTGATATATTATCTCCTCCGCCTTGAGCTGTATGGGCATTTCCTCCGCCTCGTCCATTAATGATAGGACATACTTCTTTAAATATTTTATTCATATCTATATTTATTTCATTCGAACAGCTTAGGAGCATTTGAGCTTTTTCATTTCTTGAACCTAATAGAACAATGGTATTAGGCTGTGAGACAATTTTTGCTGCTAGTGTTCTTAGTTCTCCAAAATCTCTATCATCATAGACTTTGTTAATAATTTTAGTACCGTTTAATATAGAAGCATTTTGATACAAAGCTAATGATTCATAATCTAAAAGTTGTTCTTTTAAACGTCTGATTTCCTTTTTCTGAAAAGTATAGTCAGAAAATATTCTTTCTACACTGCTAAATGTATCTACGTCTTTTACAGATAATAGAGTGGATATTTTATTGATATGATTATTTTTCCAATGAAAGTCCTTAAGAGCACGGTTGCCACATACAAATTCTATACGAATATTTCCTCTAACTTTTTCCCATTTTCTAATTTTTATGAGTCCTACTTCTCCTGTATGAATTGGATGGGTTCCACCACAAGGAGAAAAATCAAATTGATCTATTTCGATGATTCGAATATTTTCTTTGACTTTAGGTGGTTTTCTAAGAGGAAGATCTGAAAGCTTTAAGGCAGTTGGATATAATTGCTTTACATGAAGATTGTTAAAGACTACTTGATTGGCAAAGTATTCAACTTTTTCAAGTTGGGTAGGAGATATATTGCTTAATGTAATGTCTATTGTTACAAATGTATCTCCTAAATGAAAGCCAACAGTTTCTGCATCAAATAGTTCATGAAAGCAAGCAGATAAAATATGTTGTCCTAAGTGCTGCTGCATATGATCAAAACGCCTTTTCCAGTCGATTGAACATTTTAAAAGATGGAGTTTAGGAGGTGCTTTGTCTAGTACATGATAGATTTTATTTTCCTTTTCATATACATAGGATACTTGAAGATTTTCAATAGTTCCTTTATCACAGGGTTGGCCTCCTCCTTCAGGATAAAAGGCTGTTTGATTTAATTCAATATGAAATTTTCCATCTATTTCTTTTACTTTAAGAATATTTGCAGTAAATTCTTTTTGATGCACATTGTCATAAAATAATTTTTTTGTCAATAAACTCATTCCTTTCGGATTATGTTGTGAATAACTATTATCTTCTATGTTAACAGACAAAATCCTGCAAAAAGAAGAAGGAGATACTTTTTATCTCCTTGAAAGATCTATTGTTTTATGGATATAAACTGTTTATGCAAATAAAATATTTTTCCGTTCTTTGTGATGATTTTGTAATTATTTGATGGAAAACCTAAGAATGATTCTGTCCAATGATTTGTATCATCAATAATTGCAACAGAGGTTGATGAATTTTTAATCATTCCTTCATTGATTACAAACATTTGATACTTTGGATTCCAGTAATAGTTTTCTTGTGTGATAATTTCTTCAATAAGCTTAAAATCTTCTTTGGAAGGAAATGTTTTCTTCATGGTTTTAAACTTTTGCCTGCTTATAGAAACCTGTATATTTAATTTCGGTTTTTGATTAAAGGTAATATGGTTATTTTCAATAATTTTTATCCATTCATTTGGAGATGCTTTAGGATTAATCCATTTTGCATTATAGATTTCGTCCTTATATTTTGTTTTTTTAAAGACACTCTTAAAATTGTCATCTGTATAAAGAAAAATCTCTATAAATTCTTCTAAAAAAAATGCACCTAATCGTTCATCTAATAATTGGTCTGTTATTAATAAATTATAACCTAATTCAGAAACAGGGATAAATTTAATATTTTGAACAGGTAATATATTTTCAATTTTATTTGTAAATACGTATTCATCATTGATAGATGAATATATAGCAATGACTGATGTGTCTTTTGATAGATTTAGTACAACAATTAATTCATCTTCATGGGCAGGTAGTACATTAGATTTATATAGTATTAAATCAATATAGTCAATATATTCAATCCATTGGTCATAGTTTAAATTCTTTAGTGTAGTTAGAATGATTGATTCAGACGCTTTTTTATGGAGATTACTATTTGTACTATAATAATCCTCTAATAGTGTATTTGAAATTTTAAGGTTAGGAACAACATAAGTTTTAAAAGTAGATATATATTGGTTGTTATTAAAGAATTCATTTAATATGAAGGCTGCAAATAATAAAAGGATAATCAGTAGCAAAGCAAAAATTTTTTTTATCATCTAGATCACCTCAATTAAGTATATGTCCTCATTAAATTAATTATTTGTATTTGATGGATAGAAAAACAAAAAAGACAACTATTAAAAATAATAGATGCCTTTTAAAGAAATTAATTTGAGGGATCTGTATGAATACTTGTCCATGTATATTGATCAACAAAATGAATAGGCTGTACTTCTTCTTTCCATAAATTATAATAGATGATTGCACTTAAACGAATAATGATATCTGTAATGTTATTCCAGTCATTTTCAGAGATATCTTTTAACTGATAGCCTCGCAGTAGTTTGACTTCATGATATATAGAAAATGAATCTTTTACATTTAAATATTGAGTAATATAGGACCTTTGTGAATCTTCTAAAACGGATTGATGGTTAGGCGATTCTATTAAATTGTCTTGAATACTTTGGATAATAGTATCCATATACTTATATGCTAATTTTTTAATGCCATCATTCAAATCATGAAAATATATTGGACCATGAATACATAAATTTTTACAGCTTTTATGAAATTTATTTTTTCTATATTTAGATAGTGCGATGATTTTTGCCAAAAGGATCCTCCTTGCTAAATATTTTATTTTATTATACACTATTTTCTTATAGAAATAAAAGAGGTTAAGTGTTAAAAACACAAATATAGACAGGCTGAATAATATGTAGTAAGAGTTATATTATTGAAGGAGATGAAATTTATGGATGAAATTAAAGAAATATATCATGGACTGAAAGAGTTTATTCAAGTTTTTATCATAAAATATGAATACGAAAATAGAGGAATATTAAAAAAAATGAGAATAGATAGTCGGTTGAACATGGATATAGATGATGAAAAATGGTGTGAATTATTTCTTTATAAGTCATGTTTTAATCATTGTGCAAAATTTGTTTTATTACGATATATTGAAGACCATGATTTAAGATATATGAAAATTAGCACAAAAGGCATTGAAAAGTGGAAAAATTTTGTAAAGAATATATCTGGAAAGTTGAATCTATTATATGATATTGCTATTAAAGATTTGCAATCAGACGAGAACAATCAAATAAGAAGTATTTTTAAGGAAAGTGATTATGATGTGTTTGAAATAGATGAGGAGTTAGCAAAAGTTATGAGTGATCATCTATCAGCTATTGATTTTTCAAGTTTAAAGAAAAAAGATATTGTTTTATTATTCAGACGAATTTATTCATTAGAACAAAGAGAAGAAATGAAATTAGCTGAATTTTATAAAGATGCACCTACTCTTTCGTATATATTAAAAATGGAAGAAATATTATAGAGCCGGGCTAGGCCTGGTTTTATAATATAGAAAAATTTTATCTACCAGTAGATATTAGGGTATAATAGACATATAATACTAAAAGTAAAAAGGTTAGAACCATAACAAAGGAGAGAAGTTTATGAATTTTGAAAATTTAGAAATGGTCATAGAAGAAAATGTTTTAAAGTTTTTATTAGAGGATAAATTTCAAAGAGATATTGAAGAAGCGAAAGTATACTTTGATAATTGTGTTGGTGAAGAAGTTACTAATGATAAAATGATGATAGATTTTAATTCATGGTTAATTTATGATTATAGAATGAAAGATGGTGCTGCATTTATTGAAAAATATTATGAAAGCACGAAAGGGGAATTATCCCAGGAAGAAAGGGTCTTTATCGAGAAAAGAATGCAATCTTATTTAAGTATATATGAAGTAAAAGAATTAAAGGAAAATAAAGGGTTATTAAAGGATATTTTCGCAAAAACAGAAATACTTGTGAATTTAGGGAAATTTCATGAAAAACAGTGTAAAGATTTGATTTTTGGTAGAATAATAAAAATAGAAAATGAAGCTATGTTTATTGGTAATATCATGTACATACCCGCACTTTTTCAAAATAGCATAGAAAGAAACGTGATTTTTAAGTATGAAGAATACAAAGGGAAAAATCAATACGCTACATGGAAAGAGTTTTTGAAGAAAAATAGTCTTTTGATTCAAAAACATGTGGATGTTATTGCTGATGTAACAAATGAGACAGAGAATGAAGATGCATACAATGTTTGGCAAAGTATCTACTTGATTCATGATGTGAAAACAATCGAAGGGATATTACAAAAACATGAAGGCATTCAATTAGATTTCGAGGAAGAGGGAAGCTGTTATTTTAAAATTTTTGATAAAGATGAGTTATTGGCAGAAATGGTTCTAGAAAAAAATAGAATAGAATTGGAATGTAATTCAGAAAATGAGCGCATAAAAGTAAAGAAATTAATAGAATCAATCTTAGGGGATTTGGCAAAACATTATAAGGATGAAATCATAGGTTTAGAGGATATTGTGTAAAAGGAAAAATTAACAAAAACACTTGTACTATAAAATTGACACAGAAGGATAAAATATATAAAATAGTATATAATTATAGTAAATGAATATTAATCTTGAAGGGGGATAAAAAACTCTTATGCAAATATCATTGTCAGATTTGGTAGATTCGTGTAATGAAGACATACCGTTACCTTTATCTTTAGATACGAGGAATCAATGTACAAATAACGAATTGAAATTTCTGAAGGATTTAAAAAAACTTTTAAAGGATTATAACAAGCCTACAAATAAGATCGAGTATTTAATTAGTGAGTTAGAAGGGAATAATGATTTTGAAAATGTAATTCGTATTTTTGATATTGATAAAAATAGTATCAAAAAAAAGATTGAAAAACATCCATATTTTAAAAATCCTTGTGATTACCCTATTCGTTTGATTACAATTATGAAATATTTAAAGAAAAAGAGCGTAAACATAAAGTATAAAGATATGGATTTAATTGTGGATCAATTGATTCAAGAAATAGATGGGGTTAAAAAAGTTGGAGATGGTATGTATTTAAAAAAGATAAATTAAGCAAAAAATAACGTGATATTTTCACGTTATTTTTATTTTATAAAATTCTAAAGACGGTGAAGGAATTTATCAAAGTTTATAGAAATAATATAGACAATCATGAATATAGAAGGTGAAAAAAATGAACTTATTTAGACATAAATCAATACCTTCACAAGAAAGAGATGAAGAAAAAAAATCAATACAGAAAGTTATAATTTTAGGGATATTGATGAGCTTTATTGCTACATCATTTATCTATTTTGTACCAAAAGATGTTATGATGAATAATAGTATTTTAAAAGGGATTTTGAATATAAAACCAAAAAAACAAATATTCATGTATTTAAAAACCATACAGCCCCTAGAAGATAGCTTTTATACATTGGTTAGTGAAAATATAGATTTAAGTAATAAGAGGATTCAGCAAGATAATAAAGATTTACTTAGGGAAAATATTACAGCAATCGATGAAATGATGCTTCAGTGGGTTAATGTTGAAAACAATGAGTATATGATAGAAAACCATTACCTATTTTTGGATGAAATGAAGATAATGAGAGATATTTTATTAGAAAAAAATTTGAGTATAGAATATAATGATGAAAAAAGCTTAGTAAAAGCCCATGAATATTTAAAAAAATATTTTATAATAGGCCGAATAAGAAGAAAATCCTTAAAAAAAACTTTTGATAAATATGATATTATATATTTGGAATTAGATAATAGAATAAAGTATATTACTAAATAATCACTAGAAAATTAATGCTTTTCATTGATGATTAAATGTGAATCCTTTGATGAAACAGTGTATGGATCATTATAGCTAGGGACTTTAATTTCTTTAAAGGCATGATAAAGTTTTTTAATAAATCCATTTTTTGTATCAAATAAAAATTGGATAGCATCAGTAGTTTCTTTAAGGGTTCTAGTGCATATTGTTTCATCTATAGATAGTGTGTAGTCTTTTTGTAGGGTTATACCTATTTTTTCTAAATTTGGTTGATAGATCAAAAGGATATCATTTATATTTTGACAGTGATTTGTATTAAAATCATAATCAAAATCTTTTAAGGAGATTATTGCTTTGTTGTATTTTGAGATGAGTTCTTTGATCATAGTAATAAAATTTTCATGTGCAGGATGAATAAATTTTTTTAATGTGTCTTCAAGTTCTTGTTGTACCCTATAGAAATGAAGATATTCTTTTTTGAGTTTTTTTAAATGTTCATAGAAATAGGATGATCCAAAAAAATTGTTTTGAGAGGACTGAAAGGCATAGTTATCAATTTTTTTTATTTTTCTTATGGGTTGAATACTGTGAATTTGATTTATTTTTGAAGTTTGATTAACGAACATATTGTTAATTCTATTTTTACTAGATGAGGATATTTTTTTGATTGACATATAAACACTCCTTTCATTGTTTATATAATATATCGGAAGAATTTTTGAAATATTCTATAGTGTTTAGAAAAAAATAAAAATTGCGACAGATAATACTGTAAAAGGATGCGTTCAAAATTGGATGCTTTCATAATTTTATTTAGGTGGAGATGTGATGCAAATTAGAAAGTGGAGAAGATTATTTGATGAAATTTTAAAAAATATAGAGGATTTAAAAATTGAAAGAGCTGATTTTGTATTAGAAATTTGCAAATTTATTTTTTTAAAGAAGTATAGCGCAGATGCTTTAAATGCCATAGGACTTTCTATAAGAGATGATCTAAAAGAGCAATTTGAATTGAATGAGATTCTAGATCTAAAAGATTATGATTTTACTATACTTAGTCATTTATATGAAAATTATTTATCACAAAATCGTCGAGAAAAGACAGGTAGCTTTTATACGCCATTTTCTATTATAGAGTATATGGTAGAAAGATCTTTAGAAATTTATTTATTAAGAGAAACGGGTTGCCCTGAAAAAGATTTGAGGAAAATTTTGTATGGAAATAAGTCACTTAATAGGATGTATATTGTAAAAATACTAAAAGCTTTGGATGAAATAAAAATGATTGATATAGCTTGTGGGACAGGATTATTTTTGATTGGTGCCTTTAAAAAAATATATACATATAAAAAAAATATTTATAGAACATTAGGAAAGAATGAAGAGGATTTTTTGATAAGAAAACATATTGTGGAAAATAATTTATTTGGGATAGATCTACAAAGGGAGCCAGCATGCATTGGGAAAATGGCTTTATTTTCTCTAGTTTGTGGAGAAAATAAAGAAGGATATCCAGATACAATTAATATTACTGTGGCAGATAGCCTAACAGATGAAAAGGTTTTTGAAGGTACTAAAAAATTTGATATTGCAATAGGGAATCCTCCGTATTTAGGGGAAAAAGGGAATAAAGCTGCATTTGACAAGATAAAAAATAGTTCCTTTGGAAAAAAATATTATGAAGGGAAGATGGATTATTTTTACTTTTTTATTTATAAGTCATTAGAAATTTTAAAAGAAAAAGGAATATTATCTTATATTACAACCAACTATTTTGTAACTGCTGATGGAGCAGTAAAATTGAGGGATTTTTTAAAGAATCATTGTACCTTTATTGATATTGTGAATTTTAATGATTATGAAATTTTTAAATCTGCTAAAGGACAGCATAATATTATATTTTTTCTAGCAAATAATATAAGTAAAAATCAATCTGTACGTGTAAAGTACGTTAAAGAAAAAAATATTGATGATAAAGATTTATATCAATTGCTTTATGAAAATAAAAAAATAGAGAAAAAAACATGTCAATATATATTGCCCAATCAAGAAAAATTGTATGATGATTATGGGCAGATTTTGATACAAGAGAACAATGAATATGATAGTATATTGGGGAAATTATATAATCATCGTCAGTATATATTGAAAGAAGTATGCAATGTGAATCAAGGGATTGTTAGTGGAGCAGACAAAGTAACGAGAGATATGCTTGAGAAAAAAATACCCTTTGAAATGGCTAAAAAAAACAATATAATATTGAATCAGGGAATATTTGTTTTATCTTATGATGAAGTAAGTGCATTAGGACTTTTAGGTTCACATTATCTCAAACCAATGTATAAAAATAGCGATATAAGAAGGTATTGTGCAAATCATAATCCTTCAAAATATTTATTATATATAGATGATCAAACAAAAATAGAAAAAAAGGTTTTACAGCATTTATCAAAATATAAAGAGGTTTTAAAAAAGAGAAGAGAAACCCTTCGAGGTACTAGACATTGGTATGCATTACAGTGGCCTCGAAATCAAGAAATATTTGAAAGTACTAAAATTATTGTTCCTCATAGAGCAAAAGAAAATAGATTTGCTTTGAATCATTCTTCGTGGTATGCTAGCGCTGATGTATATTTTATTACTTCAAAAGAAAAAACACTGGACTTTTATATGTTATTAGGTCTTTTAAACTCAAAGATTATGTACTTTTGGTTGTATAATCGTGGAAAAAGAAAGGGCGATTATTTAGAACTGTATGCAACTCCTTTGAAAAATTTGCCAATCACATGTAGTGCTCATAAAAGTATTTGTGAAGATATTAAGATTCTAGTGAAACAAATGGTGCAGTTTGGACAAACGCAAATAGCTCAAGAAAAGATAGATAGCATATTTTATGATTTATATTCATTAACAAGTGAAGAAGTAGCAATCATAGAAAATTTGTATAAAAGAAATATAAAAAAATAACTTATATTTAATCACCAAATAAAAAACAACGAATATTATGTATTGAAATAAACGAGGGCTAAAGGTTATGAAACATGTGTATGATATAGTCCCTTATAATGAAAGGAGGCTATATGTTTGAAGGAATTTAGTATTTTTTTTCCTACAGAAAGCTTAAGAAATGATTATATGAAGAGAATTTTTAAAGTGGAAGAAGAAATCAATCATAAGAAGCTACAGGATGTATCTATTTTAGGAGTAAAAGGTATTTCTTTTCAAAGTAAATATAAAAAAATTCCTGGATATTGGACTAGAATAAAATTAAAGGATGAAAAAGAGAGTTGCATAATAAAGCGTAGGATTCATAAAGAAATACCATCATTTTGGGTTTTTGAAAATTTATTTTTTCCTCGAGAATTTATCACACAAAGGAAAATGGAAAAAATGTGGATACAGAAATACAATTTGATGGAAGAAGGAACTAATTCTAATGCATGGAAAATTTTTCTAAGAGAAGGGAAAAATCATTTAGAAGAAGGTAGGATAGATATTGCAAGAGCAGCTTTTATGTGTATATATAAAAATAATCCTTTTTTTCTAAAAAAGTACAAAAGATATTATCTTTTTGAAGAGCTTGCCTATTATTATGAAGCAAAAGGAGAACTTCATAAGAGTATTAGATGTTTGAAAGTTCAAGCAAGTCTTCAACCGAATGCATCAGAAGCTTACTTGAACATGAGCAATTTTTTATTGCTTAATGGATTAGAAGAAGAAGCAATAGATGTGTGTAGACGTGGACTAGAGATTAATCCAGATGATGAATATTTGATTAATAATTTACTCATTGCATATGTAAATAGCGAGTATTTTGATATTGCCTTAGAATTTTTAGAAGATCGTATAAAGAAATATCCAGATGTCTCAATGAACTGGAAATTAATGGCTGATATTTTTTGCCAAATTGGAAAAGATAAAGCTTCTATTATTTGTTATCAAAAGGCTCTTGATATGAGTGGGGAAGATATTTTGGAAGTACAACAAGATATTTATTATAGTTTGGGTATATGTTATCAGCAAGTACGTGAATATGAAAAGTCAATCTATTATTATGAGAAATTTTTAAAATATGAAGAAAAAGATGCTGTTGTTTTATTAAATCTATCTAAAATATATGGAGAAGATTTAAAAGAATATGAAAGAGCTGAGTATTATGCAAGAAAGGTTATTGAATTATATCCGCAAAATGGACATGGACATCATAATTTAGGTTTAATCTATCTTTATACAGGTAAATTAGAAAAAGCCAAGTGGTATTTATATAAGGCGAGAAAGATCCTTCCTGGTTATCAGCCTATTCGTGATGCTATTGTAGAGTTGAAGAAAAAATATTCAGTCCTTTAGAATGAGTCAATAGTCAAAGCTATTGACTTATTTTTTTGCATAATAAAGAAAATCTTATATTACCTGTATTGAATAGTCATAAATATAAAAAATAACTGAGAAAAAGAGAAAGTTAGGGGATTTGATTATGGAAAAGATACAGAGAAAATAAAAAAGTAAGAAATCAATTAGACAAGACTATGTAT is part of the Crassaminicella profunda genome and encodes:
- a CDS encoding alanyl-tRNA editing protein, which gives rise to MTKKLFYDNVHQKEFTANILKVKEIDGKFHIELNQTAFYPEGGGQPCDKGTIENLQVSYVYEKENKIYHVLDKAPPKLHLLKCSIDWKRRFDHMQQHLGQHILSACFHELFDAETVGFHLGDTFVTIDITLSNISPTQLEKVEYFANQVVFNNLHVKQLYPTALKLSDLPLRKPPKVKENIRIIEIDQFDFSPCGGTHPIHTGEVGLIKIRKWEKVRGNIRIEFVCGNRALKDFHWKNNHINKISTLLSVKDVDTFSSVERIFSDYTFQKKEIRRLKEQLLDYESLALYQNASILNGTKIINKVYDDRDFGELRTLAAKIVSQPNTIVLLGSRNEKAQMLLSCSNEINIDMNKIFKEVCPIINGRGGGNAHTAQGGGDNISKIEEALKTAQRIITNEYLT
- a CDS encoding Eco57I restriction-modification methylase domain-containing protein, producing MQIRKWRRLFDEILKNIEDLKIERADFVLEICKFIFLKKYSADALNAIGLSIRDDLKEQFELNEILDLKDYDFTILSHLYENYLSQNRREKTGSFYTPFSIIEYMVERSLEIYLLRETGCPEKDLRKILYGNKSLNRMYIVKILKALDEIKMIDIACGTGLFLIGAFKKIYTYKKNIYRTLGKNEEDFLIRKHIVENNLFGIDLQREPACIGKMALFSLVCGENKEGYPDTINITVADSLTDEKVFEGTKKFDIAIGNPPYLGEKGNKAAFDKIKNSSFGKKYYEGKMDYFYFFIYKSLEILKEKGILSYITTNYFVTADGAVKLRDFLKNHCTFIDIVNFNDYEIFKSAKGQHNIIFFLANNISKNQSVRVKYVKEKNIDDKDLYQLLYENKKIEKKTCQYILPNQEKLYDDYGQILIQENNEYDSILGKLYNHRQYILKEVCNVNQGIVSGADKVTRDMLEKKIPFEMAKKNNIILNQGIFVLSYDEVSALGLLGSHYLKPMYKNSDIRRYCANHNPSKYLLYIDDQTKIEKKVLQHLSKYKEVLKKRRETLRGTRHWYALQWPRNQEIFESTKIIVPHRAKENRFALNHSSWYASADVYFITSKEKTLDFYMLLGLLNSKIMYFWLYNRGKRKGDYLELYATPLKNLPITCSAHKSICEDIKILVKQMVQFGQTQIAQEKIDSIFYDLYSLTSEEVAIIENLYKRNIKK
- a CDS encoding Na+/H+ antiporter NhaC family protein: MENNKGFKHIYMIFAVSMGAIATCIIRNIPLFYGFFIGVFFSVIVFMRNGFSFIALMKMILKGVKECFSVYIIVLLMGSIIAVWIASGTVPTMIYYGFDYIVHMNYLLACFMIMVMISFAMGTAFGTISTIGIALLGIGKGLSIPEPILLGTIISGAFIADKISPISALVNLTMNTTDIKYKDFFKHMLVTLIPTLIISSTIYYILGRNFTGEVDLLTLREYQRNIFNTFTISLALLLFPIIMILLAVIGVKVIPNMTFSLLGGIVIGIFFQKIEIHEMIHAILFGYRSRTGIEALDGILRGGGIVPMIEVIFIIIGAVALNSVFEGTNTIAPMIDKMASKIKTKGALIARTCILSIALTTVTCDQTVGILLPGKFLKRKYKEFKMKKITLARSIADAGTTIAPLIPWNVNAIIITVITGVGATEYGPYAVLCYISPLVTILFGYLFTNRESKEKLVNE
- a CDS encoding CdaR family transcriptional regulator; translated protein: MLRKLAQKIAIDTCEIIGYDVIITDEKSIVIGASDVVRLGTFHEGSVKVIATGRPHSDFHGYIRNMRGTKAGFTIPIELNGRVLGSIGITGKRENVEKFGLLVKKHAEMILREEIIFKASILSERALQNLIQEIMSFNVAKNNEELLLTRGYELGYDLKPPHIAIAIDLFEFSKIAKKIYKKATKEKSPEISIQALKLDVQLKIKNIFNKPNDICIPFGNDKFIILHALQNKFSEKEVFEYVKQKCYQIISEIEQKNVSATIGIGSIAKSLSQLSRSCQDAWRVLEIGKKVIDKPKVVSIKEYCIEGIISNVNKDVSEWFISQMVDSLQQQPDWKELFKTIRAWCESGFSQIQASKILHIHRNTLNYRLEKIYQISGMDVRKFRNALALYLGVLMVELGFIKK
- a CDS encoding tetratricopeptide repeat protein, which encodes MKEFSIFFPTESLRNDYMKRIFKVEEEINHKKLQDVSILGVKGISFQSKYKKIPGYWTRIKLKDEKESCIIKRRIHKEIPSFWVFENLFFPREFITQRKMEKMWIQKYNLMEEGTNSNAWKIFLREGKNHLEEGRIDIARAAFMCIYKNNPFFLKKYKRYYLFEELAYYYEAKGELHKSIRCLKVQASLQPNASEAYLNMSNFLLLNGLEEEAIDVCRRGLEINPDDEYLINNLLIAYVNSEYFDIALEFLEDRIKKYPDVSMNWKLMADIFCQIGKDKASIICYQKALDMSGEDILEVQQDIYYSLGICYQQVREYEKSIYYYEKFLKYEEKDAVVLLNLSKIYGEDLKEYERAEYYARKVIELYPQNGHGHHNLGLIYLYTGKLEKAKWYLYKARKILPGYQPIRDAIVELKKKYSVL